The DNA segment CGCGGCCGGTGTTGCCGGTGCGCCGAAGTTCGGCGACAAGGCAGCCTGGGCGCCGCGCCTGAAGGAAGGCATGGACGCCGTGCATGCCTTCGCCCTGAAGGGCAAGGGCGTGATGCCGCCGAAGGGTGGCTACGCCGGCCCCGATGCCGACGTGATGGCCGCAGTGGACTACATGGCCAACGCTTCGAAGTAAGCGCAAGCAGCTCTCAACAAAAAAGCCCGCGGCATGCCGCGGGCTTTTTGCTTTCCGGTGTGACTTAAACCACGCGCGAGTAGCGCGTTGGCATCGGCAAAGGCGTACCCGCATCAGCGCTCCGGATGGCAGCGGGCTCGGTGCGCCGGGCATCCTCGCGCAGGAAGCCGTCGAACACCATGGCCAGGCGGCGCACCAGCAAACGCCCCAGCGGTGTCACCTCGATGCGGCCTGGCTCACAGCGCACCAGTCCGTCTTCGGCCAGCTGCGCCAGCTCCGCCAGCTCGTGCGCGAAGTGCCCGGCAAAATCGATGCGGTGGCGCGCTTCGACTGCCGCCATGTCCAACACGCCATTGCACATCAGCGCGCCGATCACATCGCGCCGCAAGCGATCTTCGTCACGCATGGCGAAGCCGCGCATCACCGGCAGCACGCCGGCGTCGAGGCCACTGTAGTAGTCATCCAGCGTGCGGGCGTTCTGCACGTAACGGCCCGCCACTGCGCCGATTGACGAAACGCCGAAGCCGAGCTGGTCATGGCCGGCGTGGGTGGAATAGCCCTGGAAGTTGCGCTGCAGCCGGCCCTCGCGCTGGGCCACGGCGAGCGCGTCGTCCGGCAGCGCGAAGTGGTCCATGCCAATGTAGACGTAGCCCGCGGCGGTCAGCTGCTCGATCGTGGCGACCAGGATGTCGAGTTTTTCGGCGGCGGCCGGCAGTGCGCGTTCGTCGATGCGCCGCTGCGGCTTGAACACGTGCGGCAAGTGCGCGTAGCTGTACACCGAGAGCCGGTCCGGGCGCATTGCCAGCACTTGTTCCACGGTGGCGGCAAAACGCGCCGTGGTCTGGTGCGGCAGGCCGTAGATCAGGTCCATGCTGACCGAGCGGAAACCCAGCCGGCGCGCGGCGTCGACGACCGCCTGCGTCTCGGCCAGCGATTGCACGCGGTGGATGGCGCGCTGGACCTCGGCGTCGAAATCCTGCACGCCCAGGCTGATGCGGTTAAAGCCAAGTTCCGCCAGCAGCGCCATCTGCGCGTCGCCGATGCGGCGCGGGTCGATCTCGATCGAGTGCTCGCCCTCGGGCAGCAGGCGGAAGTGCTGGTGCAGCGCGTCCATGACGCGGCGCATCTCGGCGGGATCGAGGAAGGTCGGCGTGCCGCCGCCCCAGTGCGACTGCACTACCTCGCGCCGCGTGCCGAGCTGCTGCGCCACCAGCGCCATCTCGCGCGCCAGGTAGTCCACGTAGCGGGCGCTGCGGCGGTGGTCCTTGGTGATGATCTTGTTGCAGCCGCAGTAGTAGCAGATGTTCTCGCAGAAAGGCACGTGCACGTACAGCGAGAGCGGCGCGGCGGCTTTGGCCGTGCTGGCGGCGTGGGTGGCGCTGGCAGCGCAATCGGCCAGCGCCTGCTGGTAGTCCTGCGCGCCGAAGCCGCCGTGGAAGCGGTCCGCCGTCGGGTACGAGGTGTAGCGCGGGCCGTTGATATCCATGCGCCCCGCCAGCGCGCGAAAGTCGGACAAGGCATGCGGGCCCGGCGCGGCTGCGCCGCGTCCCGCCGGCTTGCCGGTGCAGGCGGCGCCGCACTTGCCGGAGCAAGTGCGGGACTGGCCCGAGACGGCAACGCCAATGGGAACGGACATTGCATTGGGAAACGGGGCGGGGGCAGTCGCAGCCATGGGGCGGCCTTTGTCGTGGATTCGATGGCCCATCGTAGGGCGCGCCGCCCGTGCCTGCGTTGACCGGGGTCAAGCCGCGGCCCATGACATGCGGCGCGTTACGGCCGCGACATGCCAATGACATGCCCGGCGTCATGCCAGCGTCACCTGGGCCGGATAGGCTGCGCGGCGCTCTCCCCCAATCATGCAATTGCTCTGTACCTGGCCTCGCGGATTCCCATGCACGCTTCTTCCCTGATCGCCAACCCCGCACGGCCGCCGCGCCGCCGGGTCCTGGCCGCGCTTGGCAGCGCCATGCTGGCGCCCGCCTCCTTGCTGGCGCAGGTGCCGCCGCGCCGCCCGCTGGTGATCGGCCACCTGGTGGACCGGGGCGGCGCCCAGGCCGACCTGGCGCGCGACTACCTGGCGGGGGCCAAAGTGATGTTCGATGCGGCCAACGCCGGCGCGCGCGAGCCGCGCGTGGTGCATGTGGTGCGCGAGGTCGACGCCGATCCGCGCGCGGCCACCGCGCAGGCGCTGTCGCTGGTCGACGGGGAGCGGGCGGAATTGCTGTTCGGCCCCAGCGATGCGCTGCTGCCGGTGTTGGCCGCCTCGCCCGAGCTAGCCCGGCGCGGCGTGCAGATCGTGGCGCCGCTGTCGGGGCTGTCGCTCGCGGCGGATCACGTCTGGTACACGCGGGCCGACTACCGCAGCGAGCTGGATGCGGCCATCCGGCAGTTGCGCAGCTATGGCCTCAAGCAACTGGTGCTGGCCGTGGCGCCGGATTTTGCGGCCGGCAGCCTGGCTAGCGGCACGCCGTGGCGGCGCCAGGCCGAGCAGGAACCGGGACTGCAGGCACTCACGCTGGATACGGGCAAGGGCGGCGACACCGGCGCGGTGGCGCAACGCATCGCCGCCGCGCGCCCGGCCGCGGTGATCGTGGCGGGCGATACGCTGGCTTATGGCAATCTCGGCCGCGCGCTGGCGGCGCGCGGCTGGTACGGCTTCCTGGTGGGCTTGTCGGCGGTCAATTCGCTGGCGGCACGCGAAATTCTTGGCGCCGGCTACGTCGGCGGCATCGTGCTGACGCAGATCGCCCCGGGACCGCAGGACCTGACCCTGCGCGTGGTCAAGGAGCACGTGGGCCGGATGAAGCAGTTCCTGGACGAACCCGCCTCGCCGGCCACGCTGGCCGGCTATATCGGCGCGGCCTGGCTGGTGCGCACGGCGCTGGCCGCGCCGCGCGGGGCCGGCCCGGCGGACCTGCGGCGCGCGCTGCAGGCCCGCGTCGACGTGGGCGATTTCGTGCTGGATTTCACGCGCGGCTCGCGCGGCTCGCAGTATGTGCAGCTTGCGGCGATGGGTGGCGGCACCGCGCGGTGAGCGGTAACGGTAGCGTTGGCACCGGGCCGCCCGGGGCTCAGGCGCGCGGCAGCACGATGCGCACCCGCAGGCCGCCTTCCGCCCGGTTGGCCAGGCTGAGCTCGCCGCCGTGGCGCGAGACGATATCCGCGGCGATCGACAGGCCCATGCCGACCCCGCCGGTGGCACGGTTGCGCGAGGATTCGAGCCGGTAGAACGGCTCCAGCACGCGCGCCATTTCCTCCGGCGGAATGCCGGGGCCGTTGTCGCACACATCGATCACCACCCGCTCGGGGCTGTCCACCAGTTCAATGCACGCGCTGCCGCCGTAGCGGTGCGCGTTCTCGACCAGGTTGACCACGGCCCGGCGCAGTTCGGCCGGATAGGCCAGCAGCGGCTCGGCGTCGCCAGACAAGGTGACGTCCTGGCCGACTTCCGTGGCATCGTCCACCACGGCTTGCAGCAAGGCATGCACGTCCACCCGCTGGCGCGGCGCGGCAGCGCCGTCGCGCTCGCGCAGGTAATACAGGGTGGCATCGATCAGACCGTTCATCTCCGCCAGGTCCTGGCGCAGGCGATAGCGGACCTGGTTGTCGTCGACGCCTTCGATGCGCAGGCTCATGCGGGTGAGCGGGGTGCGCAGGTCGTGGGACACGGCGGCCAGGAAACGCGATTGCTGTGCCAGCTGGGTGCGGATGCGCTGCTGCATGTGGTTGAAGGCCTTGGCTGCGGCGCGGGCCTCGGCCGGGCCGCTGTCTTCGTCCAGCGGCGGGGCATGCACGTCCTGGGCCAGCCTGCCGGCGCTGCTGGCCAGGCGCTGGACCGGCCTGGCCAGCAATCGTGCGCCCACCCAGGACGCGGCCACAATGGCGGCGAGCTGGAACAGCTGGCCCAGGCGCGGCGGCCCAAGACCGTGGGTGCGGCGCGGGCGGCGTGGCGGCACTGGGGCCCCGGCCCCGCCTTGGCCGTTGTCCGCGCGCGCCTCGGCATCCGGGGGCGGCGGCGGCATCTCGTCGCCGGGGACGAAGGTGAAGCCGGTATGCCCCGGGCGCGGGAACACGCTCTCGATGACCGTGACGCCGAGCAGATGCACGGCCAGCATGATCGCGGCCATCACCAGGAACAGCCGGATGAACATGGAGTCGTGGCGGGCTACCCAGCCCGCGCGCTCAGGCTTCGACGGCACCGGTGAAGACATAGCCCTCGCCTCGGACGGTACGGATCAGCGTCGGGTCGCGCGGATCGTCGCGCAGCTTCTGGCGCAGGCGCGAGACCAGCAGGTCGATGCTGCGATCGAAGACATCGAGATCGCGGCCGCGCGCCTGGTTGATCAGCAGCTCGCGATCCAGCACGCGGTTCGGGTGCTCGATAAACGCCAGCAGCAGCCGGAATTCCGCATTGGACAACGGCACCACGGTTTCCTCGCCATCCACCAGCTGGCGCAGCGTGGTGTTCAGGCGCCAGTTGCCGAAGCGCAGTTCATGGCCGCCCGCCGCCGCCGGGCGTTTCGCGCCGCCGCCCCGGACACGGCGCAGCACGGTGTGGATGCGCGCCACCAGCTCGCGCATCTCGAAGGGCTTGGTGACATAGTCGTCGGCGCCCACCTCCAGCCCGACCACGCGGTCGGCCAGTTCAGTGCGCGCGGTGAGCATGATTACCGGCAGGTCGCTGCGCTCGCGGATCTCGCGGCACAGCGTCAGGCCGTTTTCGCCGCGCAAAGAGAGGTCGAGCACCACCAGGTCGTACTCGCGCGTGGCCATGGCGGCGCGCATGGCGGCGCCGCCCTCGGCGCCGTCGGCTTCGATGCCAAAGGTGGATAGGTACTCGGCCAGCATGGCGCGGATCTGCGGATCGTCGTCGACGATCAGCAAATGAAGGGGCGAGGCGGGAGAATGGTCCATCGGGTTTCGTCGTGCTTTGCAGCGGTTCGCCGCGTCGTGCGCGGCAGGTTGGTGCGCCGGCAGGCCGTTATTGCAGCGGATTGGTGGGGCGGATCAGGGCGGCCCCGGCAAGCCGCCGCCGCCAGGGATTCACTCTACCAGCCCGGCGCGGCCGCCTGATAGGCAGGGTGTGGCCGCTTTGTACCGGGCTTGATACAAAGCGGCTCGCCGGGCGGCCCGCTTTGTACGGCATTGCTTCCGCACGCTGACCAAGCGCTCAAGCAATAGTGGGCCGGCCTTTCTAAGATGTCATGTCGTTATTTCGCCGCTTTTGTGCCTGCCAGTTCCTGACCGGCGGGCCACGGCAGCCCGGCGCCCCCGCTATGCTCGAAGCCATCGGCATCACGTTAGCAAGCCCGGGCCTCTCCCCGCATGACCTCCATGGAGAATCCTTGTGACCCAGCCCCAAGCCTTGCTGCCCCGCCTCCGCGCCTTGCTGTCCCTTGCCGTGCTGTGCGGCGCCTGCGCCTTGACGCTGCCGGCGCACGCGCTGCAGACCAGCCCGCTGGCGGATGCCGGCCCCGGCCGGCCGGCGGCGCCCACGTCGCTGCGCGACGCGCTGGCGCTTACGCCTGCCCAGGCCACCCTCTGGCAAACCGCCGTGGACGCGGCGCGGGAAGCGCATGCGCACGCGCTGGAACTGCAGGCGCGCTTTATCCGCGAGGGCGGCGGCCCTGGTCAGCCGGAGGGTCCCGGGTCGTCGCTGCGCGCCCACGCGGAGCGGGAAGACCGCCTGCGCGATGCGCTCGATAAGGATCGCCGCGCCGTGCGCGATCGCTGGATCACATTTGAAGAAAGCCTGGATGCTGGCCAGCGCAAGCGCCTGCGCGACATGCCGGAGGGCCGATTGGCGGGTTCGCCGTGGGGTGCATTCGGCCCCGGCCCCCACCCCTTCCCCGGCGGCATGGCAGGCCCGATGCCCGGCCGCGGACCAGCGCCCATGCCATGCGCCTTCGGCGCGAACGGCCCATTCGGCGTACCCGGCGCTGCGGGGCCTCACCAACAAGGAACGCCAGATGCCTGGTAAGCCCCTCGACCACGCGAGCTCGATAACTGCTAACGGCGGCCGCTGCCGCTTCCGCGGCGGTGTACTGGGCATCGCGCGCGCCTGACGGCCACGGGATCTGGCGGATTCCCTAAAAAAAACGCCCCCGGACCCAAGTGCGGAGGCGCAGAACAGGGAAGAAGTCGGGCGTGCTGCCCGGCCACGCCAATCCGAAGGGACGGAACAGCGCGGCGCCTGGTCCAAACCTCGGGCCAGGCACCGGCGATGTTAGTCAGACATCGGGCGGGGGTCATGTCCCGCTTGTAGGCTAATGTATCGACTTTGTACGATTGGCACCGGGATGGGGCACGCAACACCCGCCGGGGCCGGTCATGCCGAGGTCTTGCCTGGCGTTCCCAGCAAGGCCTTGAGGCCGGCCAGGCGGTCCTTGGGGCTCATGGTGGGCGTTTCGTCCTTGATCGCGGGGGCCTCTTCGAGCTTCATCTCGCCGATAAAGCGCGAGGGCTCGCAAGAGTAGGTGTCGCGGGCGCGCTTGCGCTTCTTGCACCAGCTCAGGTGCAGGCTGCGCTGCGCGCGTGTGATGCCGACATACATCAGGCGGCGCTCTTCCTCGATCTTCTCGTCGCTCATGTCTTCGTCTTCGCGGCAGTGGGGCAGGATGCCCTCTTCCACCCCGACCAGGAACACGTGCGGGTACTCCAGCCCCTTGGAGGCGTGCAGCGTCGACAGGCGCACCGCGTCGGGATCCTCCTCGCGGCCTTCGAGCATGCTCATCAGCGCCACCGTCTGGGTCAGCTCCAGCAGGTTCTTGCCCTCGTCGCCAAAGCCATCGGCAGTGTCGAAGCCGGTGGCCTCCTCGCCCTCGCCCGTGGCCTCGGGCTTGGTGCCCTTGCGCTTGAGCCAGTCGAGGAATTCCAGCGTGTTGGTCCAGCGCGACTGGGCCTGGCGCTCGTCGAAGGTGTCGTACAGGTAGGCCTCGTAATGAATGCCTTCCATCATGTCGTCGAGCACCTGGGTGGCGGGATCGCTGGCCGCGCGCCCGGCCAGGCGCACCATGGCTTCGCAAAACACCCGCAGCGGCTCCAGCTGGCGCGGCTGGAGCTTGCCTTCGATGCCGCCCATCATGGCCGCCTCGAACAACGACACCTTGGCCTGGCCGGCGAAGGTGCCAAGCACTTCCAGCGTGGTGTTGCCCACGCCGCGCTTGGGCGTGGTGATGGCGCGGATGAAGGCGGGATCGTCGTCCGGGTTGGCGATCAGGCGCAGGTAGGCGCAGATGTCCTTGATCTCGGCCTTGTCAAAGAAGCTCTGCCCGCCCGAGAGCACATAGGGAATGCGCTCGCGGCGCAGGATCTGCTCGAACAGCCGCGCCTGGTGGTTGCCGCGGTACAGGATGGCGTAGTCGCGGAACTGCGCGCGCCGCTCGAACTTGTGGGCCGACAGGCGGAACACGACCGACTCCGCCTCGTGCTCCTCATCGTTCATCGGGTTGACGGCAATGGGGTCGCCCATGCCGTGCTCGCTCCACAGCTTCTTGTCGAACAGCTTGGGATTGTTGGAGATGACCGCGTTGGCCGCCTCCAGGATGCGCACGGTGGAGCGGTAGTTCTGCTCCAGCTTGACCACCTTGAGGTCAGGGAAATCGGTCTGCAGCAGCTTGAGGTTGTCCAGCGTGGCGCCGCGCCAGCCATAGATGGCCTGGTCGTCGTCACCCACCGCGGTGAAAGCCGGCGCGCGCAGGTGCGAGCCACCGGCGAGCTGCTTGAGCAACTGGTACTGGCAGGCGTTGGTGTCCTGGTACTCGTCCACCAGGAAGTAGCGCAGCCGGTTCTGCCAGCGCAGGCGCACCTCTTCGTTGCGCGCGAACAGCTCCGCCGGCAGGCGGATCAGGTCGTCGAAGTCCACTGCCTGGTAGGCATGCAGCGTCGCCACGTAGTTGCGGTAGATCAGCGCCGCCTGGTGATCGTCGGGGTTGTCGGCCTGGGCGATGGCGGTCTCGGGATCGACCATGCCGTTCTTCCACAGCGAGATGGTGCTCTGCACGCTGCGGATCAGCTTCTTGTCAGTGGAGGCGAGTTGCTCCTGCACCATGCCAAAGCAATCGTCCGAGTCCATGATGGAAAAGCGCGGCTTCAGGCCCACGTGCTCGGCCTCGGCGCGCAGGATCTGCACGCCCAGCGAGTGGAAGGTGCTCACCGTGATCTGCTTGATGGGAATGCGCTTGCCCTCGCGCGTGGTCTTGCCTTCCATCAGCTTGGCGATCCGCTCCTGCATCTCCTTGGCGGCCTTGTTGGTGAAGGTCACCGCGGCGATGTGCTTGGGCTGGAAGCCCTTGTCCTCGATCAGGTGGGCGATTTTCTGCGTGATCACCCGAGTCTTGCCCGAGCCGGCGCCGGCGAGCACCAGGCAGGGGCCGTCGAGGTAGCGAACGGCTTCGGATTGGGCAGGGTTGAGTCCGTGGGTCATGCGAGGGCTGGTGAGGGCTGGTGGTGGTGCTGGGTGGCGGGATGGCCGGCAAGGCGGGCGCGGGCTTTTGCGCATGGCAAAGGCAGCACATGCACGGGCGCGGCCAAGGCCACGGGTGAAGCCTGTGGCACAGCAAAAGCCATCGGAGCCGCAGATGTTAACACGCCGGCCAGCCGGCCCGCGGCTGCCCCCGGGCTGGCGCGCGAGCGCGTTGACAAGCCCCCGAGGCTGGCTGTAGAGTCGCGCCATCCGACCGGGAGAGCGCGCAGATCTTGCGCCGCCGAAGGGGTATCACCCGAAAACTCTCAGGCACCATGGACTGGTTGGATCGGCTTGCAACATGCACACGATGCACGCCGTACTCTGGAGAGCGGCACCCGCCACTGATCGATTCCGTCGACAGCCTTGGTGAGCGTGCCCACCGAAGGGGCGCGCAAGGTTTGGATTTCCGGCAGTTCAATTGGAATCCCGCCTTGTAATCTCTCAGGTATCGAGGACAGAGGGGTCATCCGCCGCAGCGGATCTGGCAGCGCCATGGCGCGCCGAATCCTGCGGCGGATGGCCCTTTTTCGTTTTCGAACCGAGATTTGCCTTCCCCCGAGGATTCCATGACGCTCCAGGCCACGCCCCTCAACGCCATCCACCGCGCACTCGGCGCCCGCATGGTCGACTTTGGCGGCTGGGACATGCCGGTCAACTACGGCTCCCAGATCGAGGAACACCATGCCGTGCGCAGCGATGCCGGCATGTTCGACGTCTCGCACATGTGCGTGGTCGACCTCAAGGGCGCCAATGTGCGCCCCTTCCTGCGCGGCCTTCTGGCCAACAACGTCGACAAGCTGCAAACGCCGGGCAAGGCGCTGTACTCCTGCATGCTGGATGAGAAGGGTGGCGTCATCGACGACCTGATCGTCTATTTCTTCGCCGAGGACTACTTCCGCCTGGTGGTGAACGCCGGCACCGCCAACAACGATATCGAATGGATCGCCGCGCGCAACGCCGCCACCAATAGCGGCGTGCGCATCACGCCGCGCCGCCACGACAATGCGCCCGACGGCGTGGACCCGCTGGCCATCGTTGCGGTGCAGGGCCCGAATGCCCGCGCCAAGGTGTGGAGCGCCTTCCCCTCGACGCAACCCAGCGAAGCCCTGAAGCCGTTCAACGCCGTCGTGGTGCAGGACCCCGCCCTTGGCGAAGTCATGGTGGCACGCACCGGCTACACCGGCGAAGACGGGTTCGAGCTGGTGGTGCCAGCCGAGAACGTGGCCGGCCTGTGGGAAAAGCTGATCGCCGAGGGCGTGCGCCCGGCGGGCCTGGGCGCGCGCGACACGCTGCGCCTGGAGGCCGGCATGAACCTGTACGGCCAGGACATGGATATCCACACCTCGCCGCTCAACGCCGGCCTGGGCTGGACCGTGGACCTGCAAAGCGAACGCGACTTCACCGGCAAGGCGGCCCTGGTCGCCGGCGGCAAGACCCAGCAGTTCGTCGGGCTGATCCTGCGCCCGGCCAACGGAAAAGCGGGCGGCGTGCTGCGCGCCCACCAGAAGGTCATCACCCCTGCTGGCGAAGGCGAAATCACCAGCGGCACCTTCAGCCCCTCGCTGTCCCAATCCATCGCTTTTGCCCGCCTGCCGCTCGACGTTGCGCTCGGCGCCGAGGTGCAGGTCGAGATCCGCGACCGCAAACTCGCCGCGACTGTGGTTAAACTGCCGTTTGTGCGCAATGGCAAGGCACTCGTGAGCTGAACGCTCGCACCGGTCACAGCGCGCCCGCCGGCGGTTACCCCGTCGAACATCGACACCCCCCGGCGGGCGCTGAATAACAAATTGAATCTGGAGCAATCCCATGAATTTCCCCGCCGACCTGAAATACACCGAGTCCCATGAGTGGGTGCGCGTCGAAGCCGACGGCACGCTGACCATCGGCATCACCGACCACGCGCAGGACGCGCTGGGCGACATCGTCTTCCTGGAACTGCCGGAAGTGGGCAAGTCGGTCGGCGCCGGCGACGCGCTGGCCGTGGTGGAGTCGGTCAAGGCCGCATCCGACATCTACGCTCCGGTGGCAGGCGAAGTGATCGCCATCAACGACGCCGCCGCCGCCTCGCCGGAAAGCGTCAATGCCGACGCCTTCGACGCCTGGCTGTTCAAGCTCAAGCCGGCCAACAGCGACGACGTGAACGGCCTGATGTCGGCCGACGCCTATAAGGCCAACGTCGGCGCCTGATGCCAGATCGTCATTCCCGCGCCACGGGAATGACGGATAAAGACTGCCGCGACGCGGACCGGGCCGACCACCCGCCGCACCGCTTCCACGAGATTCTTGCCATGAACGCCCCCCTGCCCATGACTGCCGCCCAAGTTGCCCGGCCCACGCTGGCCGAACTGGAGGCGCGCGACGCCTTCGCCTCCCGCCATATCGGCCCCGATGCCGCCGAGCAACAGCACATGCTCAAGGTGCTCGGCTATGACAACCGCGCCGCGCTGATCGACGCCGTCATCCCCGCTGCCATCCGCCGCCGCGACGGCATGCCGCTGGGCGAGTTCACCGCGCCGCTGACCGAGGAAGCCGCGCTGGCCAAGCTGCGTGGGCTGGCCAGCAAGAACCGCGTGCTCAAGAGCTTTATCGGCCAGGGCTACTACAACACGCTGACACCGGGCGTGGTGCTGCGCAATATCTTCGAGAACCCGGCCTGGTACACCGCCTACACGCCCTACCAGCCCGAGATCTCCCAGGGCCGCCTGGAAGCCATGCTGAACTTCCAGCAGATGGTGACCGACCTGACCGGCCTGGACATCGCCAATGCGTCGATGCTGGATGAAGGCACGGCGGCGGCCGAAGCCATGACGCTGCTGCAGCGCGTCAACAAGCACGCCTCCACCACCTTCTATGTCGCGGACGACGTGCTGCCGCAAACGCTGGAAGTGGTACGCACCCGCGCGCTGCCGCTGGGCATCGAAGTCAAGGTTGGCCCCGCCGCCGAAGCGGCCGGCGCCCATGCCTTCGGCGTGCTGCTGCAGTACCCCGGCGTGAACGGCGATGTGGCCGACTACCGCGCCATCGCCGACGCGGTGCACGCTGCCGGCGGCCTGGTGGTGGCTGCCGCCGACCTGCTGGCGCTGACCCTGATCGCCGCGCCCGGAGAGTGGGGCGCCGACGTGGCGGTGGGCAACTCGCAACGCTTTGGCGTGCCGCTCGGCTTTGGCGGCCCGCACGCCGGCTACATGGCGGTCAAGGATGCCTTCAAGCGCTCCATGCCCGGCCGCCTGGTGGGCGTGACCATCGACGCGCAAGGCAACAAGGCGTATCGCCTCGCCCTGCAAACGCGTGAGCAGCATATCCGCCGCGAGAAAGCGACGTCGAACATCTGCACGGCACAGGTGCTGCTGGCCGTGATGGCCTCTATGTACGCCGTGTACCACGGCCCGCAAGGCCTCAAGCGCATCGCC comes from the Cupriavidus basilensis genome and includes:
- the hemN gene encoding oxygen-independent coproporphyrinogen III oxidase — encoded protein: MDINGPRYTSYPTADRFHGGFGAQDYQQALADCAASATHAASTAKAAAPLSLYVHVPFCENICYYCGCNKIITKDHRRSARYVDYLAREMALVAQQLGTRREVVQSHWGGGTPTFLDPAEMRRVMDALHQHFRLLPEGEHSIEIDPRRIGDAQMALLAELGFNRISLGVQDFDAEVQRAIHRVQSLAETQAVVDAARRLGFRSVSMDLIYGLPHQTTARFAATVEQVLAMRPDRLSVYSYAHLPHVFKPQRRIDERALPAAAEKLDILVATIEQLTAAGYVYIGMDHFALPDDALAVAQREGRLQRNFQGYSTHAGHDQLGFGVSSIGAVAGRYVQNARTLDDYYSGLDAGVLPVMRGFAMRDEDRLRRDVIGALMCNGVLDMAAVEARHRIDFAGHFAHELAELAQLAEDGLVRCEPGRIEVTPLGRLLVRRLAMVFDGFLREDARRTEPAAIRSADAGTPLPMPTRYSRVV
- a CDS encoding ABC transporter substrate-binding protein, which codes for MHASSLIANPARPPRRRVLAALGSAMLAPASLLAQVPPRRPLVIGHLVDRGGAQADLARDYLAGAKVMFDAANAGAREPRVVHVVREVDADPRAATAQALSLVDGERAELLFGPSDALLPVLAASPELARRGVQIVAPLSGLSLAADHVWYTRADYRSELDAAIRQLRSYGLKQLVLAVAPDFAAGSLASGTPWRRQAEQEPGLQALTLDTGKGGDTGAVAQRIAAARPAAVIVAGDTLAYGNLGRALAARGWYGFLVGLSAVNSLAAREILGAGYVGGIVLTQIAPGPQDLTLRVVKEHVGRMKQFLDEPASPATLAGYIGAAWLVRTALAAPRGAGPADLRRALQARVDVGDFVLDFTRGSRGSQYVQLAAMGGGTAR
- a CDS encoding ATP-binding protein; protein product: MSSPVPSKPERAGWVARHDSMFIRLFLVMAAIMLAVHLLGVTVIESVFPRPGHTGFTFVPGDEMPPPPPDAEARADNGQGGAGAPVPPRRPRRTHGLGPPRLGQLFQLAAIVAASWVGARLLARPVQRLASSAGRLAQDVHAPPLDEDSGPAEARAAAKAFNHMQQRIRTQLAQQSRFLAAVSHDLRTPLTRMSLRIEGVDDNQVRYRLRQDLAEMNGLIDATLYYLRERDGAAAPRQRVDVHALLQAVVDDATEVGQDVTLSGDAEPLLAYPAELRRAVVNLVENAHRYGGSACIELVDSPERVVIDVCDNGPGIPPEEMARVLEPFYRLESSRNRATGGVGMGLSIAADIVSRHGGELSLANRAEGGLRVRIVLPRA
- a CDS encoding response regulator, with the translated sequence MDHSPASPLHLLIVDDDPQIRAMLAEYLSTFGIEADGAEGGAAMRAAMATREYDLVVLDLSLRGENGLTLCREIRERSDLPVIMLTARTELADRVVGLEVGADDYVTKPFEMRELVARIHTVLRRVRGGGAKRPAAAGGHELRFGNWRLNTTLRQLVDGEETVVPLSNAEFRLLLAFIEHPNRVLDRELLINQARGRDLDVFDRSIDLLVSRLRQKLRDDPRDPTLIRTVRGEGYVFTGAVEA
- a CDS encoding UvrD-helicase domain-containing protein — protein: MTHGLNPAQSEAVRYLDGPCLVLAGAGSGKTRVITQKIAHLIEDKGFQPKHIAAVTFTNKAAKEMQERIAKLMEGKTTREGKRIPIKQITVSTFHSLGVQILRAEAEHVGLKPRFSIMDSDDCFGMVQEQLASTDKKLIRSVQSTISLWKNGMVDPETAIAQADNPDDHQAALIYRNYVATLHAYQAVDFDDLIRLPAELFARNEEVRLRWQNRLRYFLVDEYQDTNACQYQLLKQLAGGSHLRAPAFTAVGDDDQAIYGWRGATLDNLKLLQTDFPDLKVVKLEQNYRSTVRILEAANAVISNNPKLFDKKLWSEHGMGDPIAVNPMNDEEHEAESVVFRLSAHKFERRAQFRDYAILYRGNHQARLFEQILRRERIPYVLSGGQSFFDKAEIKDICAYLRLIANPDDDPAFIRAITTPKRGVGNTTLEVLGTFAGQAKVSLFEAAMMGGIEGKLQPRQLEPLRVFCEAMVRLAGRAASDPATQVLDDMMEGIHYEAYLYDTFDERQAQSRWTNTLEFLDWLKRKGTKPEATGEGEEATGFDTADGFGDEGKNLLELTQTVALMSMLEGREEDPDAVRLSTLHASKGLEYPHVFLVGVEEGILPHCREDEDMSDEKIEEERRLMYVGITRAQRSLHLSWCKKRKRARDTYSCEPSRFIGEMKLEEAPAIKDETPTMSPKDRLAGLKALLGTPGKTSA
- the gcvT gene encoding glycine cleavage system aminomethyltransferase GcvT, which codes for MTLQATPLNAIHRALGARMVDFGGWDMPVNYGSQIEEHHAVRSDAGMFDVSHMCVVDLKGANVRPFLRGLLANNVDKLQTPGKALYSCMLDEKGGVIDDLIVYFFAEDYFRLVVNAGTANNDIEWIAARNAATNSGVRITPRRHDNAPDGVDPLAIVAVQGPNARAKVWSAFPSTQPSEALKPFNAVVVQDPALGEVMVARTGYTGEDGFELVVPAENVAGLWEKLIAEGVRPAGLGARDTLRLEAGMNLYGQDMDIHTSPLNAGLGWTVDLQSERDFTGKAALVAGGKTQQFVGLILRPANGKAGGVLRAHQKVITPAGEGEITSGTFSPSLSQSIAFARLPLDVALGAEVQVEIRDRKLAATVVKLPFVRNGKALVS
- the gcvH gene encoding glycine cleavage system protein GcvH; the encoded protein is MNFPADLKYTESHEWVRVEADGTLTIGITDHAQDALGDIVFLELPEVGKSVGAGDALAVVESVKAASDIYAPVAGEVIAINDAAAASPESVNADAFDAWLFKLKPANSDDVNGLMSADAYKANVGA